In a genomic window of Vespula vulgaris chromosome 13, iyVesVulg1.1, whole genome shotgun sequence:
- the LOC127068467 gene encoding E3 ubiquitin-protein ligase RNF181-like — translation MSDYFEEMGWTPLGDGEAPNHLIHMARLLRDSGMWELLDQDTKLPPPASKEALNTLEDIQISSSESKQCPVCIKEFEIGNLVKTLPCRHTFHKDCIIPWLGKTNSCPLCRYELPTDDEDYEMYRKEKKRSVQRKKDLETLHDSMFM, via the exons ATGTCGGACTACTTCGAAGAAATGGGCTGGACGCCGTTGGGCGATGGCGAGGCACCAAATCATTTGATACATATGGCGCGGTTGTTGAGAGATTCAGGTATGTGGGAATTGCTCGACCAAGATACGAAATTACCGCCACCCGCATCGAAAGAAGCACTGAATACTTTAGAAGACATCCAAATTTCTTCGAGTGAATCGAAACAGTGTCCCGTTTGTATAAAAGAATTCGAAATAGGTAATTTGGTAAAGACTTTACCTTGCCGTCACACTTTCCACAAGGATTGCATTATTCCGTGGTTAGGAAAG ACCAACTCGTGTCCGCTCTGTAGATACGAGTTACCAACCGATGACGAAGACTACGAAATGtacagaaaggaaaaaaagagatccgTACAGAGGAAAAAGGATCTCGAGACTTTACATGATTCTATGTTCATGTAG
- the LOC127068424 gene encoding carboxypeptidase Q-like, which translates to MRIIGKCLIALSILLFSQRIGKADTKDNEVDECSNFPNDLKNEIKAYESLVHIIINEALNGTFKGRTWQELADFVDKFGPRLSGTQILEDSIDYVLNKSRSYDLENVHGEIVKVPHWVRGFETATLLRPRKKSISILGLGYSVGTPDEGITANAIVVNSFAELESRAKEVSGKIVVYNEKYVSYGETVKYRSSGASKAAELGAVAALIRSVTPSSLYTPHTGMQTYAENVTKIPVACITIEDATLLRRMSNRGENIVIHLKMEAKNLPDKESRNVVAELSGTDKPEGVVVVSGHIDSWDVGDGAMDDGGGAFISWNALQLLKQLNYRPRRTVRMIMWTAEEFGIIGAQQYIKEHKAEEKNLQFVMESDMGTFIPLGIEYTGTPYVGCVLREILQLMSPLGEMKVRTPNGGPDIEYWTKAGVPGGSLWNKNDKYFYYHHSKADTMLVEDPESLDMGTALFAAVSYVLADLSIDLPRHNSLGEISTNIRV; encoded by the exons ATGCGGATTATCGGGAAATGCCTTATCGCTCTTTCTATATTGCTCTTCTCGCAAAGAATCGGGAAAGCAGATACCAAAGATAATGAAGTAGACGAATGCAGTAATTTCccgaatgatttaaaaaatgagatcAAAGCGTATGAATCGCTggtacatattattataaacgaaGCTCTCAACGGTACTTTCAAGGGAAGAACGTGGCAAGAGTTGGCTGATTTCGTAGATAAGTTTGGGCCAAGATTATCCGGCACACAGATATTAGAAGATTCGATTGattatgttttaaataaatcgcgGTCTTATGATTTGGAAAATGTTCATGGAGAGATTGTGAAAGTACCTCATTGGGTTAG AGGTTTCGAAACCGCGACGCTTCTACgaccaagaaagaaaagcatcTCGATCCTAGGACTAGGATATAGTGTTGGTACTCCGGACGAAGGAATAACAGCTAATGCTATTGTCGTGAACAGTTTTGCCGAACTCGAAAGTAGAGCAAAAGAG GTATCCGGTAAAATTGTCgtatataacgaaaaatatgTTTCGTACGGTGAAACTGTAAAATATCGTTCATCCGGTGCTTCGAAAGCTGCCGAACTTGGTGCAGTGGCAGCTCTTATCAGATCGGTGACACCATCGTCGCTATACACGCCGCATACAGGCATGCAAACATATGCCGAGAACGTCACCAAGATTCCAGTCGCTTGTATTACGATCGAGGATGCCACGCTTTTGAGAAGGATGTCAAATAGGG GTGAAAACATCGTAATACATTTGAAAATGGAAGCAAAAAATCTGCCGGATAAAGAATCGAGAAATGTCGTAGCTGAACTAAGTGGCACGGATAAGCCAGAAGGTGTTGTCGTAGTGTCAGGACATATAGACAGCTGGGACGTAGGTGATGGCGCGATGGACGACGGAGGTGGTGCTTTTATTTCCTGGAATGCTCTACAATTGTTGAAACAACTTAATTATCGACCTCGCAGAACTGTTAG GATGATTATGTGGACAGCCGAAGAATTTGGAATAATAGGAGCGCAACAGTACATAAAAGAACACAAAGCTGAAGAAAAAAACTTGCAATTTGTGATGGAATCGGACATGGGAACATTTATTCCTTTGGGTATCGAGTATACTGGCACGCCATATGTGGGATGTGTTTTGCGAGAAATTTTGCA ACTTATGTCCCCTTTGGGAGAGATGAAAGTACGCACACCAAATGGTGGACCTGATATAGAGTATTGGACGAAAGCTGGCGTACCTGGTGGATCTCTTTGGAAcaaaaacgataaatatttttactatcaTCATAGTAAAGCGGACACTATGCTGGTAGAAGATCCAGAATCTCTTGACATGGGAACAGCTTTATTCGCAGCTGTATCTTACGTTTTAGCAGATCTAAGCATCGATTTACCTCGGCACAATTCACTCGGAgaaatttcaacgaatataCGAGTATAA